One Deltaproteobacteria bacterium genomic region harbors:
- a CDS encoding YggU family protein, with translation MTTRKKNRRETGAVVNFKVIPRSSRNEIAGKEGEAYRVRITAPPVEGLANKALVELLSKKLGVSKGRIEIVSGHRSRRKAVLVHGLSEKEVRALLEA, from the coding sequence GTGACGACGAGAAAGAAAAACCGGCGAGAAACGGGTGCAGTTGTCAATTTCAAGGTTATCCCGAGATCCTCCAGGAACGAGATCGCGGGAAAGGAAGGAGAAGCCTACCGGGTGAGAATCACGGCTCCTCCTGTGGAAGGCCTTGCCAATAAGGCCCTCGTGGAACTGTTGTCCAAGAAACTCGGCGTTTCCAAGGGCCGGATAGAGATCGTATCCGGGCACCGATCAAGGCGCAAGGCCGTTCTCGTACACGGCCTCAGTGAAAAGGAGGTCCGGGCCCTGCTGGAGGCTTAG